One window from the genome of Echinicola vietnamensis DSM 17526 encodes:
- a CDS encoding ROK family protein gives MDKNKVVGVDIGGSHITTGLVDIDTNVLDEASLVRREVDSSGSAAAIIEEWKTAIEAIPGYSVQHLKIGIAMPGPFDYPNGISLIEQQGKYTSLYGLEVKKMLAEALGCDETSIHFENDAACFLQGEVASGAARSFDHAIGLTLGTGLGSSRYHGHFAEDAALWCSPFQGSIVEEFVSTRWFVEAYQKKTGKAITEVRELTLKEENKAYAADIFEEFGENLARFLIDFIQKESPEVIVLGGNITKAEELFLPKVKEELEHAGLSTPIRITELGEQAALIGAACSWKVQKENGSAGSNGQ, from the coding sequence ATGGACAAAAATAAAGTAGTAGGAGTAGACATCGGTGGGTCTCATATAACCACTGGATTGGTGGACATCGATACCAATGTGTTGGATGAGGCCTCTTTAGTAAGAAGGGAAGTGGATTCTTCCGGTAGTGCTGCGGCCATTATCGAAGAATGGAAAACAGCCATTGAAGCCATTCCCGGTTATTCCGTCCAGCACCTGAAGATTGGCATCGCGATGCCGGGGCCATTTGATTATCCCAATGGAATCTCGCTGATCGAGCAGCAGGGAAAATACACCTCCCTATATGGTTTGGAGGTGAAAAAGATGCTCGCAGAGGCTTTGGGCTGTGATGAGACAAGCATTCATTTCGAAAATGATGCGGCTTGTTTTCTACAGGGCGAGGTGGCCAGCGGTGCTGCCCGTTCTTTTGACCATGCCATTGGCCTTACCCTGGGCACCGGCCTTGGGAGCTCCCGTTACCATGGGCATTTTGCTGAAGATGCCGCGCTATGGTGCAGTCCCTTCCAAGGAAGTATCGTGGAAGAGTTTGTCTCCACAAGGTGGTTCGTGGAAGCTTATCAAAAGAAAACGGGGAAAGCTATTACCGAAGTTCGGGAGCTGACCCTTAAGGAAGAGAACAAGGCATACGCTGCGGATATTTTCGAAGAATTTGGGGAAAACCTGGCCCGATTCCTCATCGATTTCATTCAAAAGGAATCTCCAGAGGTCATCGTCCTAGGGGGAAACATCACCAAAGCGGAAGAGCTCTTTCTGCCCAAGGTAAAGGAAGAACTGGAACATGCTGGCCTGTCCACACCTATCAGGATTACCGAACTGGGTGAGCAGGCAGCGCTGATCGGTGCCGCATGCAGCTGGAAAGTCCAAAAGGAAAATGGCAGTGCCGGTTCCAATGGCCAATAA
- a CDS encoding GH92 family glycosyl hydrolase produces the protein MKKFWIKTLAMMTLAVTAYGQTELVEQVDHPVDYAKPLMGTDSDYSLSNGNVYPAIAMPWGMNFWTPQTGKMGDGWAYMYDATKIKGFKQTHQPSPWMNDYGQFSIMPITGKPVFKEEERQSWFSHKAETVTPYYYSVYLADHDVTTEITPTERAARFRFTFPDTDSAFVVLDAFDRGSYVKVLPEERKIIGYTTRNSGGVPDNFRNYFVVEFDKAFTFTKTFKDDALQDALEAEANHAGAVIGFKTTKGEIVNAKVASSFISYEQAALNLQEIGGHDFDALKELGRKTWDEQLGRIKVSGGTQDQMETFYSCLYRSLLFPRKFFEYDADGNVVHYSPYNGEVLPGYMFTDTGFWDTFRSLFPFLNLMYPELNAQMQEGLANAYKESGWLPEWASPGLRNVMVGNNSASVVADAFLKYEGDYDYDIETLYEAVIHGANNAGPLTAVGRAGAEYYKELGYVPYDVGINENAARTLEYAYDDFTIYQLAKALDKPKEEVELYKQRSLNYKKLFDPETKLMRGKNQDGEFMAPFNPFKWGDAFTEGNSWHYTWSVFHDVQGLIDLMGGREDFVAQLDKVFSLPPVFDDSYYGGVIHEIREMQIANMGQYAHGNQPIQHMIYLYNYAGEPWKAQHWVRETMNRMYMPTPDGYCGDEDNGQTSAWYVFSAMGFYPVCPGTDQYVIGAPLFKQVTLSLQNGEEVVINAPENSAQNRYIDALKVNGKSYSKNWLSHKELMKGAQLDFDMSAKPNKKRGTSKNDVPFSLSNE, from the coding sequence ATGAAGAAATTTTGGATCAAGACCTTGGCGATGATGACCTTGGCCGTGACGGCTTATGGGCAAACCGAGCTGGTGGAGCAGGTGGATCATCCTGTGGATTATGCCAAGCCCCTCATGGGAACGGATTCTGATTATAGTTTATCAAATGGGAATGTGTACCCCGCTATTGCCATGCCATGGGGGATGAATTTTTGGACACCCCAGACCGGAAAGATGGGAGATGGCTGGGCATACATGTACGATGCCACCAAAATCAAAGGGTTTAAGCAAACCCACCAGCCTTCCCCATGGATGAATGATTATGGCCAATTTTCCATTATGCCCATTACCGGTAAGCCGGTATTTAAAGAGGAAGAGCGTCAAAGTTGGTTTTCACATAAGGCCGAAACGGTTACGCCCTATTATTACAGCGTTTACCTGGCCGACCATGATGTGACCACGGAGATTACGCCTACAGAACGGGCTGCCCGGTTCAGGTTTACCTTCCCAGACACGGACAGTGCCTTTGTGGTGTTGGATGCTTTTGATAGGGGATCCTATGTGAAAGTACTTCCCGAGGAGCGCAAAATTATTGGCTATACGACACGAAACAGCGGTGGCGTACCGGATAATTTCCGCAATTACTTTGTAGTGGAGTTTGACAAGGCGTTTACCTTCACCAAAACCTTCAAAGACGATGCCCTTCAGGATGCCCTGGAAGCAGAGGCTAATCATGCTGGGGCTGTCATCGGTTTTAAAACCACCAAAGGGGAAATTGTCAATGCTAAAGTAGCTTCTTCTTTTATCAGCTATGAGCAGGCAGCCCTCAACTTACAAGAAATTGGCGGTCATGATTTTGATGCATTAAAGGAGCTGGGCAGGAAAACATGGGATGAACAGCTTGGCCGTATCAAGGTTTCCGGCGGCACCCAAGACCAGATGGAGACCTTTTATTCTTGCCTTTACCGTTCATTGCTATTTCCAAGGAAGTTTTTCGAATATGATGCTGATGGCAACGTGGTGCATTACAGTCCATATAACGGCGAGGTCTTGCCGGGTTATATGTTTACCGACACCGGTTTTTGGGATACCTTCCGCTCTTTGTTTCCATTCTTAAACCTGATGTATCCGGAGCTAAATGCCCAGATGCAGGAAGGCCTTGCCAATGCCTACAAAGAAAGTGGATGGCTGCCAGAATGGGCCAGCCCTGGGCTACGGAATGTCATGGTGGGCAATAATTCTGCTTCTGTGGTAGCCGATGCGTTCTTAAAATACGAAGGAGATTACGATTATGATATTGAAACCTTGTACGAGGCGGTCATCCATGGCGCCAATAATGCCGGACCGCTGACTGCTGTGGGCCGTGCTGGAGCTGAATACTATAAGGAACTCGGGTATGTGCCTTACGATGTGGGCATCAATGAAAACGCTGCAAGGACACTGGAATATGCTTATGACGACTTTACCATTTATCAATTGGCCAAGGCGTTGGACAAGCCAAAAGAAGAGGTAGAGCTGTACAAACAAAGAAGCTTGAACTATAAGAAGCTTTTTGATCCTGAGACCAAGCTGATGCGAGGCAAAAACCAAGATGGTGAATTTATGGCACCATTTAACCCATTCAAGTGGGGTGATGCTTTCACGGAAGGAAATAGCTGGCATTATACCTGGTCAGTTTTCCACGACGTGCAGGGATTGATTGACTTGATGGGAGGCCGCGAGGATTTTGTAGCGCAACTGGATAAGGTTTTTTCATTGCCGCCGGTGTTTGACGACAGCTATTATGGTGGTGTGATCCATGAGATTCGGGAGATGCAGATTGCCAATATGGGCCAATATGCCCATGGAAACCAGCCGATCCAGCACATGATTTACCTGTACAATTACGCCGGGGAACCGTGGAAGGCACAGCACTGGGTGCGGGAAACCATGAACCGCATGTACATGCCTACCCCTGATGGTTACTGCGGAGATGAAGACAATGGACAGACTTCTGCTTGGTACGTATTCTCTGCGATGGGCTTCTATCCTGTATGCCCCGGGACCGACCAGTATGTCATTGGAGCACCGCTCTTTAAGCAGGTCACCCTTTCCCTTCAGAACGGCGAGGAAGTGGTGATCAATGCTCCTGAAAACAGTGCTCAAAACCGGTACATTGATGCGTTAAAAGTAAATGGCAAAAGCTATTCAAAAAATTGGCTGAGCCACAAGGAACTGATGAAAGGTGCGCAGTTGGACTTTGACATGTCAGCCAAGCCCAACAAAAAACGAGGTACTAGCAAAAATGATGTTCCTTTTTCACTTTCAAACGAGTAA